The proteins below are encoded in one region of Tomitella fengzijianii:
- the rplM gene encoding 50S ribosomal protein L13 produces the protein MSTYTPKAGDVTHQWYVIDATDVVLGRLASKAATLLRGKHKPTYTPNTDGGDFVVVVNAEKVTLTGKKLTDKRSYRHSGHPGGLSSLSAGEMIAKHPDRFVEDAIKGMLPHTKLGHAMASKLKVYAGPEHPHAAQKPVPFEIKQVAQ, from the coding sequence GTGTCCACGTACACCCCGAAGGCCGGTGACGTAACCCATCAGTGGTACGTCATCGACGCCACCGATGTGGTGCTCGGGCGGCTCGCCAGCAAGGCTGCGACGCTGCTCCGCGGCAAGCACAAGCCCACCTACACCCCCAACACGGACGGCGGGGACTTCGTCGTCGTCGTCAACGCCGAGAAGGTCACGCTCACCGGCAAGAAGCTGACGGACAAGCGCAGCTACCGGCACTCGGGCCACCCGGGCGGGCTCAGCTCGCTCTCGGCCGGCGAGATGATCGCCAAGCACCCGGACCGCTTCGTCGAGGACGCGATCAAGGGCATGCTTCCGCACACCAAGCTCGGCCACGCCATGGCCTCGAAGCTCAAGGTGTACGCGGGTCCTGAGCACCCCCACGCCGCGCAGAAGCCGGTGCCGTTCGAGATCAAGCAGGTGGCCCAGTGA
- the rpsI gene encoding 30S ribosomal protein S9 encodes MADSVEVVDEGVVDEGYEVAEETFAAPVPQLGGDRPVQTVGRRKEAVARVRLLPGTGGFTLNGRTIEDYFPNKLHQQLVKSPLVLVEREESFDIHARLHGGGPSGQAGALRLAIARALVDVQPEDRSTLKSAGFLTRDARAVERKKYGLKKARKASQYSKR; translated from the coding sequence ATCGCCGATAGCGTGGAGGTCGTCGACGAGGGCGTCGTCGACGAGGGCTACGAGGTGGCCGAGGAAACCTTCGCGGCGCCGGTTCCGCAGCTGGGCGGCGACCGTCCGGTGCAGACCGTCGGGCGCCGCAAGGAGGCCGTCGCGCGGGTGCGTCTGCTGCCCGGCACCGGCGGCTTCACCCTCAACGGCCGGACCATCGAGGACTACTTCCCCAACAAACTGCACCAGCAGCTGGTGAAGTCCCCGCTGGTGCTCGTGGAGCGCGAGGAGTCCTTCGACATCCACGCGCGCCTGCACGGCGGCGGCCCCTCGGGTCAGGCCGGCGCACTGCGTCTGGCCATTGCGCGCGCCCTGGTGGACGTGCAGCCGGAGGACCGCTCCACGCTCAAGTCCGCGGGATTCCTCACCCGTGACGCGCGTGCGGTCGAGCGTAAGAAGTACGGCCTGAAGAAGGCCCGCAAGGCCTCGCAGTACTCGAAGCGCTGA
- the glmM gene encoding phosphoglucosamine mutase, whose amino-acid sequence MSRLFGTDGVRGEANSTLTADLALALSEAASTVLASPSAGSVRPVAVLGRDPRASGEMLEAAVCAGLAASGVDVLRVGVVPTPAVAYLTAAYEADMGVMISASHNPMPDNGIKIFGRGGHKLDDAVEDRIEQLLRPGSEAQRRAYRPTGAAIGRVRSAPEALDRYLQHLAAASDTRLDGVTVVVDCANGAAHRAAPLAYKAAGAKVVAINDEPDGININDRCGSTHLDDVRRAVVEQGADLGLAHDGDADRCLAVDAEGNVVDGDVIMAILAVAMREAGELSEDTLVATVMSNLGLHLGMQAAGITVRTTAVGDRYVLEELRRGSYSLGGEQSGHVVLPDHGTTGDGVLTGLRLMARMAGTGRTLAELTKVMTVLPQVLVNVRVEDKKAVADSASVGEAVRLAEAELAGRGRVLLRPSGTEPLVRVMVEAEDIAVARKLADTLSDAVSGV is encoded by the coding sequence ATGTCACGACTCTTCGGCACGGACGGGGTCCGCGGGGAAGCGAACTCCACCCTGACTGCGGATCTCGCCCTGGCGCTGTCGGAGGCGGCGTCCACAGTCCTCGCCTCACCGTCGGCGGGTTCGGTCCGTCCCGTGGCGGTGCTCGGGCGCGACCCCCGGGCCAGCGGCGAGATGCTCGAGGCGGCGGTGTGCGCGGGGCTTGCGGCCTCGGGCGTCGACGTCCTGCGCGTGGGTGTGGTCCCGACGCCGGCCGTCGCGTACCTCACCGCGGCCTACGAGGCCGACATGGGCGTGATGATCTCGGCGTCGCACAATCCGATGCCGGACAACGGCATCAAGATCTTCGGCCGCGGCGGCCACAAGCTCGACGACGCGGTGGAGGATCGGATCGAGCAGCTGCTGCGCCCGGGCAGCGAGGCGCAGCGCCGTGCCTACCGGCCGACGGGTGCGGCGATCGGCCGCGTGCGGAGCGCCCCTGAGGCGCTCGACCGCTACCTGCAGCACCTCGCGGCGGCGTCGGACACGCGCCTGGACGGTGTGACCGTGGTGGTCGACTGTGCCAATGGTGCCGCCCACCGGGCCGCGCCCCTGGCCTACAAGGCGGCGGGCGCGAAGGTCGTGGCCATCAACGACGAGCCCGACGGCATCAACATCAACGACCGGTGCGGATCGACTCACTTGGACGACGTGCGCCGTGCGGTGGTGGAGCAGGGGGCCGACCTCGGCCTGGCCCACGACGGCGACGCGGACCGCTGCCTCGCGGTGGACGCGGAAGGCAACGTGGTCGACGGCGACGTGATCATGGCGATCTTGGCGGTGGCGATGCGCGAGGCCGGGGAGCTGTCGGAGGACACCCTGGTGGCCACGGTGATGAGCAACCTCGGCCTGCACCTGGGGATGCAGGCGGCCGGGATCACGGTGCGCACGACCGCGGTGGGCGATAGATACGTGCTGGAGGAACTGCGGCGCGGGAGCTACAGCCTGGGCGGAGAGCAGTCGGGGCACGTGGTGCTGCCGGACCACGGCACCACCGGCGACGGCGTGCTGACCGGGCTCAGGCTGATGGCGCGCATGGCCGGGACCGGCCGCACACTGGCCGAGCTGACGAAGGTGATGACGGTCCTTCCGCAAGTTCTCGTGAACGTGCGCGTCGAGGACAAGAAGGCCGTGGCCGATTCCGCTTCCGTCGGTGAGGCGGTGCGTCTTGCCGAGGCGGAGCTGGCGGGACGCGGTAGGGTGCTGCTGCGGCCGTCGGGGACCGAGCCGCTGGTCCGGGTCATGGTCGAGGCCGAGGATATCGCCGTGGCCCGCAAGCTCGCGGACACGCTGTCGGACGCGGTGTCCGGAGTGTAG
- a CDS encoding dienelactone hydrolase family protein, translated as MAPKPKSLARSLSRRGPHRVLRGDLAFAGLPGVVCTPESGFGLPAVVFGHDWLTPPRRYLDTLAHLASWGFVVVAPASERGPVPSARSFAQDLGTAADIATSVRLGPGRISVHPAKVAMTGHGFGAGAAVLAAGGHGAADGQGRASDAEEPPRGRSGRKSKRAQPFDPRARKPVAAVATLFAAPTSPSALPSAGLVEAPTLVLSEPGPDGLASAESTALAAALGGSVTTRIVAAAEDGTIVEDRRLASFFGMAGSDKHLQATTRACLTGFLLATLADSKEHAVFRDEATVLPGTAAVADEPVDPAAPSTRARVLGALTGR; from the coding sequence GTGGCACCCAAACCGAAGTCCCTGGCACGCTCCCTGTCCCGGCGCGGCCCGCACCGCGTGCTGCGCGGAGACCTGGCATTCGCCGGGCTGCCGGGCGTCGTGTGCACCCCCGAATCCGGCTTCGGGCTGCCCGCGGTGGTGTTCGGGCACGATTGGCTCACACCCCCGCGCCGGTACCTCGATACTCTCGCGCACCTGGCCTCCTGGGGGTTCGTGGTCGTGGCCCCGGCGTCCGAACGCGGGCCAGTCCCGTCCGCCCGGTCCTTCGCCCAGGACCTCGGCACCGCCGCGGACATCGCCACCAGCGTGCGGCTGGGCCCCGGCCGGATCAGCGTGCACCCGGCCAAGGTGGCCATGACGGGGCACGGTTTCGGCGCCGGCGCGGCCGTCCTGGCCGCGGGCGGCCACGGCGCAGCCGACGGTCAGGGCCGGGCCTCGGACGCTGAGGAGCCGCCACGCGGCCGGTCAGGCCGCAAGTCCAAGCGTGCGCAGCCGTTCGACCCCCGCGCACGCAAGCCCGTCGCCGCTGTCGCCACGCTGTTCGCGGCGCCGACGAGCCCGTCCGCACTGCCGTCGGCCGGCCTGGTGGAGGCCCCCACCCTGGTGCTGTCCGAGCCCGGCCCCGACGGCCTGGCGTCCGCCGAGTCCACCGCGCTGGCCGCCGCCCTGGGCGGCTCCGTCACCACCCGCATCGTCGCCGCCGCGGAGGACGGCACGATCGTGGAGGACCGCAGGCTCGCCTCGTTCTTCGGCATGGCGGGCTCAGACAAGCACCTGCAGGCCACCACGCGCGCATGCTTGACGGGTTTCCTGCTGGCCACGCTCGCCGACAGCAAGGAGCACGCGGTGTTCAGGGATGAAGCGACCGTGCTGCCCGGCACCGCCGCTGTCGCAGACGAGCCCGTCGACCCGGCCGCGCCGAGTACCCGCGCACGTGTGCTCGGCGCCCTGACCGGGCGCTGA
- the glmS gene encoding glutamine--fructose-6-phosphate transaminase (isomerizing) — MCGIVGYVGAKPALGVVVEALRRMEYRGYDSAGVAILDGDGSLAVERRAGRLANLEGALAEAGDGVFAGHAGIGHTRWATHGRPTDRNAHPHTDASGCFAVVHNGIIENFAALRGELEDLGVDLGSDTDTEVAAHMIAIEYADGPHAGDFVGSALAVLRRLEGAFTLVFTHAGDPDTIVAARRSTPLVVGVGEGEMFIGSDVAAFIEHTREAVELGQDQAVVITADGYEVTDFHGADATDRTRPFTIDWDLDAAEKGGHEYFMLKEIQEQPAAVADTLRGHFIDGRIVLDEQRLSDQELRDVDKVFVVACGTAYHSGLVAKYAIEHWTRLPVEVELASEFRYRDPVLDRSTLVVAISQSGETADTLEAVRHAKDQKARVLAVCNTNGAQIPREADAVLYTRAGPEIGVASTKCFLAQLAANYLVGLALAQARGTKYQDEVAREYEALEAMPALIERVLQTVEPVRRLGRDIAQAPAVLFVGRHVGYPVALEGALKLKELAYMHAEGFAAGELKHGPIALLEDGLPVFVVMPSPKGRALLHSKMLSNIREIQARGARTLVIAEEGDDTVRPYADHLIEIPPSATLLQPLLSTVPLQVFAAEVAKARGYDVDKPRNLAKSVTVE; from the coding sequence ATGTGCGGAATCGTGGGGTACGTGGGTGCCAAGCCCGCCCTCGGAGTGGTCGTGGAGGCGCTCCGGCGGATGGAGTATCGGGGTTACGACTCGGCCGGGGTGGCGATCCTGGACGGGGACGGAAGCCTGGCCGTGGAGCGGCGGGCGGGCCGGTTGGCCAACCTGGAAGGCGCGCTGGCGGAGGCCGGCGACGGCGTCTTCGCCGGGCACGCCGGCATCGGGCACACCCGGTGGGCCACGCACGGGCGGCCCACCGACCGGAACGCCCATCCGCACACCGACGCCTCCGGGTGCTTCGCTGTGGTGCACAACGGGATCATCGAGAACTTCGCCGCCCTGCGCGGTGAGCTCGAGGACCTGGGCGTGGACCTGGGCAGCGACACCGACACCGAGGTGGCGGCGCACATGATCGCCATCGAGTACGCGGACGGCCCGCACGCGGGCGACTTCGTCGGCAGCGCGCTCGCGGTGCTGCGGCGGCTGGAGGGGGCGTTCACGCTGGTGTTCACCCACGCCGGCGACCCGGACACCATCGTGGCCGCCCGTAGGTCCACGCCGCTGGTGGTGGGCGTCGGCGAGGGCGAGATGTTCATCGGGTCCGATGTGGCCGCGTTCATCGAGCACACCCGAGAGGCCGTGGAACTGGGCCAGGATCAGGCCGTGGTCATCACCGCGGACGGCTACGAGGTCACCGATTTCCACGGCGCGGACGCGACGGATCGCACCCGGCCGTTCACCATCGACTGGGACCTGGACGCCGCCGAGAAGGGCGGCCACGAATACTTCATGCTCAAGGAGATCCAGGAGCAGCCGGCCGCCGTCGCGGACACCCTCCGCGGGCACTTCATCGACGGCCGGATCGTGCTGGACGAGCAGCGGCTGTCCGACCAGGAGTTGCGCGACGTCGACAAGGTCTTCGTCGTGGCCTGCGGCACCGCCTACCACTCGGGCCTGGTGGCCAAGTACGCCATCGAGCATTGGACCCGCCTGCCCGTCGAGGTCGAGCTGGCCAGCGAGTTCCGGTACCGCGATCCGGTCCTCGACCGTTCCACGCTGGTGGTGGCCATCTCGCAGTCGGGCGAGACGGCCGACACCCTCGAGGCCGTGCGGCATGCGAAAGACCAGAAGGCCCGCGTGCTGGCGGTGTGCAACACCAACGGCGCGCAGATCCCGCGTGAGGCGGACGCTGTGCTCTACACGCGCGCCGGGCCGGAGATCGGCGTCGCCTCCACCAAGTGCTTCCTGGCGCAGCTGGCCGCGAACTACCTGGTGGGTCTCGCCCTCGCGCAGGCGCGCGGCACCAAGTATCAGGACGAGGTGGCGCGCGAGTACGAGGCGCTCGAGGCGATGCCCGCGCTGATCGAACGGGTGCTGCAGACGGTCGAGCCCGTGCGTCGACTCGGCCGCGACATCGCGCAGGCGCCGGCGGTGCTGTTCGTCGGCCGGCACGTGGGCTACCCGGTGGCGCTCGAGGGCGCGCTCAAGCTCAAGGAGCTCGCCTACATGCACGCGGAGGGGTTCGCCGCGGGCGAGCTCAAGCACGGCCCCATCGCGTTGCTGGAGGACGGACTGCCGGTGTTCGTCGTCATGCCCTCGCCCAAGGGGCGGGCGCTTCTGCACTCGAAGATGCTCAGCAACATTCGCGAGATCCAGGCGCGCGGGGCGCGCACGCTGGTGATCGCGGAAGAGGGCGACGACACTGTGCGGCCGTACGCCGACCATCTCATCGAGATCCCGCCGTCGGCGACGCTCCTGCAGCCGCTGCTGTCGACGGTGCCGCTGCAGGTGTTCGCCGCCGAGGTGGCGAAGGCGCGCGGCTACGACGTGGACAAGCCGCGCAACCTGGCGAAGTCGGTGACGGTGGAGTAG
- a CDS encoding bifunctional ADP-dependent NAD(P)H-hydrate dehydratase/NAD(P)H-hydrate epimerase: protein MREFHGVDAVRAAEAPLLASLPEGTLMRRAAYGLARIAAAELARCRGGVVGRSVLVLAGSGDNGGDALFAGADLRRRGAAVTAVLMKPERAHTAGLADLRAAGGVAVAAEDVLAGRVRGFTAAYVAVPDLVIDGIVGISGRPGLRPDAAELVARLEAAARRPVFVAADLPSGVDPETGATDGPAVRADVTAAFGACKPVHVLGARWCGRVEPVPIGLTLGAPELRQCEDVDAGRHWPVPGADDDKYSGGVLGVVAGSQKYPGAAVLCAGSAVAATSAMVRYAGGAADRVLAAWPEVVATATIGEAGRVQAWAAGPGGGVDDAAERRLQGILATDVPVIVDADGLTILARHHEWVRERSAPTVLTPHAGEFARLTGSPVPADRLAAVRTLAADLGATVLLKGNVTLISEPGRVAYAEHSGHAWAATAGSGDVLTGIVGALLAAGLDPAFACAAAARVHSTAAGLAAQGAGAVSKEGPGAPVSASAVLGQVRAAVRAVRS from the coding sequence ATGCGCGAGTTCCATGGCGTCGACGCGGTGCGCGCGGCGGAGGCGCCGCTGCTGGCGTCGTTGCCCGAGGGCACCCTGATGCGGCGGGCGGCCTACGGGCTGGCGCGCATTGCGGCGGCGGAGCTGGCGCGGTGCCGCGGCGGCGTCGTCGGCCGGTCGGTGCTCGTGCTCGCCGGATCCGGGGACAACGGCGGTGACGCGCTGTTCGCCGGCGCAGATCTGCGCCGGCGTGGTGCTGCCGTGACCGCCGTGCTGATGAAGCCGGAGCGGGCGCACACGGCGGGCCTGGCGGATCTGCGCGCGGCCGGCGGCGTCGCGGTGGCGGCCGAGGACGTGCTCGCCGGCCGCGTGCGAGGATTCACGGCCGCGTACGTCGCAGTCCCCGACCTGGTCATCGACGGCATCGTGGGCATCTCCGGCCGCCCCGGGCTCCGGCCCGACGCCGCGGAGCTCGTCGCGCGCCTCGAGGCCGCGGCACGGCGGCCGGTGTTCGTCGCGGCGGATCTGCCCAGCGGCGTGGACCCCGAGACGGGGGCGACGGACGGCCCGGCGGTGCGGGCGGATGTCACCGCGGCCTTCGGCGCGTGCAAGCCGGTGCACGTGTTGGGTGCGCGCTGGTGCGGACGGGTGGAGCCGGTGCCCATCGGGCTCACGCTCGGCGCGCCGGAACTGCGGCAGTGCGAGGACGTCGATGCCGGCCGCCACTGGCCGGTGCCGGGGGCGGACGACGACAAATACTCCGGCGGGGTGCTCGGCGTTGTCGCCGGCTCGCAGAAGTATCCGGGGGCGGCGGTGCTCTGTGCGGGGTCTGCCGTGGCGGCGACGTCGGCGATGGTGCGTTACGCGGGGGGCGCTGCGGACCGGGTGCTGGCGGCCTGGCCCGAGGTCGTCGCGACCGCCACGATCGGCGAGGCGGGCCGCGTGCAGGCGTGGGCGGCCGGCCCGGGAGGCGGTGTCGACGACGCGGCGGAGCGGCGGCTGCAGGGCATTCTGGCGACGGACGTGCCGGTGATCGTCGACGCCGACGGCCTCACGATCCTGGCGCGGCACCACGAGTGGGTGCGGGAGCGGTCGGCGCCGACGGTGCTGACGCCGCACGCGGGCGAGTTCGCGCGGCTGACCGGCAGTCCCGTGCCGGCGGACCGGCTCGCCGCGGTGCGGACGCTGGCGGCCGATCTGGGCGCCACGGTGCTGCTCAAGGGCAACGTCACGCTAATCAGTGAGCCCGGCCGCGTGGCGTACGCCGAGCATTCGGGGCACGCGTGGGCGGCGACGGCCGGCTCGGGCGATGTGCTCACCGGCATCGTCGGGGCGCTGCTCGCGGCGGGGCTGGATCCGGCGTTCGCGTGCGCGGCGGCGGCCCGGGTGCACTCGACCGCGGCGGGGCTGGCGGCGCAGGGGGCCGGCGCTGTGAGTAAGGAGGGGCCCGGCGCGCCCGTGTCGGCCTCGGCGGTGCTGGGGCAGGTGCGCGCGGCGGTGCGCGCTGTGCGTTCGTAG
- a CDS encoding sugar transferase: MTSTVTRSGGLPQPAVQRAEVPAGTLRSVAAVPAAAVPRDRWRRRYIRKLAVTDLAVVTASVVAGQAAYRVTDSAAGAGDQWPVHTAASMCIVVVWSALLSWAQAREPSVVSVGAEEYQRVFDATLRAFGFLGVLALVLRLDSARMFLLVSLPAGLAGIIISRWLWRRWLDRQHARGRCVTRVVVLGERRAAASMAVGFAQDGAHAYRVVGVCIPGVGGPPAHTAGSRDGATITDDGAGAVEGDALPVPVFGDERSVSTAIAATGADTVAVTATERLGDEWMRELAWELADAGVDLAVCPGVGEIARPRLTISSAADVPLVHVGEPQYRGANRLGKMTVDRVGAGVALVLLSPVFALCALAVGTTSRGPVFYVAERIGINGVPFAMIKFRSMVAGADRLVASLADGNDGAGPLFKLHDDPRVTRVGRLLRRYSLDELPQLFNVLRGEMSLVGPRPPLRCEVEGYSGAVRRRLLVRPGITGLWQVSGRSDLPWDEAVRLDLSYVENWSFMGDAAIVWKTLRAVLTGSGAY; this comes from the coding sequence GTGACGAGCACCGTCACGCGCTCCGGCGGCCTGCCGCAACCGGCCGTGCAGCGCGCGGAAGTTCCGGCGGGGACGCTCCGTTCGGTCGCGGCCGTGCCGGCCGCCGCTGTGCCGCGCGACCGGTGGCGGCGGCGATACATCCGCAAACTTGCGGTCACCGACCTGGCCGTCGTCACGGCATCGGTGGTGGCGGGGCAGGCGGCGTACCGGGTGACGGACAGTGCGGCCGGCGCGGGCGACCAGTGGCCGGTGCACACCGCAGCTTCGATGTGCATCGTGGTGGTCTGGTCCGCGTTGCTGTCCTGGGCGCAGGCGCGGGAGCCGAGCGTGGTCTCCGTCGGCGCCGAGGAGTATCAGCGGGTGTTCGATGCGACGCTGCGGGCGTTCGGTTTCCTCGGCGTGCTCGCGTTGGTTCTGCGGCTCGATTCTGCGCGCATGTTCCTGCTCGTGTCCTTGCCGGCGGGCCTGGCCGGGATCATCATCAGCCGCTGGCTGTGGCGACGATGGCTCGACCGTCAACATGCGCGCGGCCGCTGCGTCACCCGGGTCGTAGTGCTCGGTGAGAGGCGCGCGGCGGCGTCGATGGCCGTCGGCTTCGCCCAGGACGGCGCGCATGCCTACCGGGTCGTCGGCGTGTGCATTCCCGGCGTGGGAGGACCCCCGGCCCATACCGCGGGGTCCCGCGACGGCGCGACGATCACGGACGACGGCGCGGGGGCGGTCGAGGGCGACGCACTCCCGGTTCCCGTGTTCGGCGACGAGCGGTCGGTCTCCACGGCCATCGCCGCGACGGGCGCGGACACGGTGGCCGTGACCGCGACCGAACGGCTGGGCGACGAATGGATGCGCGAACTCGCCTGGGAGCTGGCCGACGCCGGCGTCGACCTCGCCGTCTGCCCCGGCGTCGGCGAGATCGCCCGTCCGCGGCTGACGATCTCGTCGGCCGCCGACGTGCCGCTGGTCCATGTCGGTGAGCCGCAGTACCGCGGAGCCAACAGACTGGGGAAGATGACCGTCGACCGCGTCGGCGCGGGCGTGGCGCTCGTGTTGCTGTCGCCGGTGTTCGCCCTGTGCGCCCTGGCGGTGGGGACGACGTCGCGCGGCCCGGTGTTCTACGTGGCAGAACGGATCGGGATCAACGGCGTCCCGTTCGCGATGATCAAGTTCCGATCGATGGTCGCGGGTGCGGACAGGCTCGTCGCGTCGTTGGCGGACGGGAACGACGGGGCGGGGCCGCTGTTCAAGCTGCACGATGATCCCCGCGTGACCCGGGTGGGCCGGCTCCTGCGGCGCTACAGCCTGGACGAGTTGCCGCAGCTGTTCAACGTCCTGCGCGGGGAGATGAGCCTGGTGGGGCCCCGGCCTCCGCTGCGCTGCGAGGTGGAGGGCTACTCCGGAGCAGTGCGCCGGAGGCTGCTGGTGCGGCCCGGCATCACCGGCCTGTGGCAGGTGAGCGGGAGATCCGATCTGCCATGGGACGAGGCCGTGCGACTCGACCTGTCCTACGTCGAGAACTGGTCGTTCATGGGCGACGCGGCCATCGTCTGGAAGACTCTCCGCGCGGTTCTAACGGGGTCCGGGGCATACTGA
- a CDS encoding class I SAM-dependent methyltransferase → MWKPAGSTTTESAPAPRACRGCGGRALVTVLDLGSVPAADHFPPADGPLCAHDPLYPLAMTVCRKCGLAQLDADATAPEEPRGVEPQALRDQAHEAVRTLARDGWLDTRGTVREFASPHGGSWLGLLAGRGFCTHQSDPGTAAPADVVLDSFGMMHEADQRAAAARRRAATAPDGTLFLQFHSLGAIVAQGQWNALRHGHFAYYSLTALTELLAAVGMHVAQAWEFDLYGGTVLAAIRHGADPHGAPSVARILAAENAAAVADPGTLGLLQHSADDDAAALRALLHRLARAGRRVCAYGASSRSVAQLYRAGVDRTVLHAVADVSPAKRGRRMPGTDVPIIAPDELAAADPDRILLTVPDLLPELQRAYPALDGRWIVGGIGVHA, encoded by the coding sequence ATGTGGAAACCAGCAGGATCGACCACGACTGAATCGGCGCCGGCCCCCCGCGCGTGCCGCGGTTGCGGAGGCCGTGCGCTCGTCACGGTGCTCGACCTCGGATCGGTGCCGGCCGCCGACCATTTTCCCCCGGCGGACGGGCCGCTGTGCGCCCATGATCCCCTGTATCCCCTGGCGATGACGGTGTGCCGCAAGTGCGGCCTGGCCCAGCTCGACGCCGACGCCACCGCGCCGGAAGAGCCCCGGGGTGTGGAGCCGCAGGCGCTACGCGATCAGGCGCACGAGGCGGTGCGGACCCTGGCCCGGGACGGATGGCTCGACACCCGTGGCACGGTCCGGGAGTTCGCGAGTCCGCACGGCGGCAGCTGGCTGGGTCTGCTGGCCGGACGCGGCTTCTGCACGCATCAGAGCGACCCCGGCACGGCCGCTCCCGCGGACGTCGTCCTCGACAGCTTCGGCATGATGCACGAGGCCGACCAGCGCGCGGCCGCCGCACGCCGCCGCGCGGCGACCGCCCCCGACGGCACACTGTTTCTGCAGTTCCACTCGCTAGGCGCCATCGTGGCGCAGGGGCAGTGGAACGCGCTGCGGCACGGGCACTTCGCCTACTACAGCCTCACCGCCCTCACGGAACTCCTCGCCGCCGTCGGCATGCACGTGGCACAGGCGTGGGAGTTCGACCTCTATGGGGGGACGGTGCTCGCCGCGATCCGCCACGGCGCGGATCCGCACGGCGCCCCCTCCGTGGCGCGGATCCTCGCGGCCGAGAATGCCGCCGCCGTGGCGGATCCGGGGACGCTGGGGCTGCTGCAACACTCCGCGGACGACGACGCCGCCGCCCTCCGGGCGCTTCTGCACCGCCTCGCCCGCGCCGGCCGGCGCGTGTGCGCCTACGGGGCATCGTCACGGTCGGTCGCGCAGCTTTACCGGGCGGGCGTGGACCGCACCGTTCTGCACGCCGTCGCCGACGTCTCCCCCGCCAAACGCGGCAGGCGCATGCCCGGCACCGACGTGCCGATCATCGCGCCGGACGAGCTGGCCGCGGCGGACCCCGACCGGATCCTGCTGACCGTGCCCGACCTGTTGCCGGAACTCCAGCGGGCGTACCCGGCGCTGGACGGTCGGTGGATCGTCGGCGGCATCGGTGTGCACGCATAG
- a CDS encoding dTDP-4-dehydrorhamnose 3,5-epimerase family protein, translating to MQVETTRLADVLTFLPTPARDERGLFTRTFDAREFDAAVASHCSGSARQVVSASFVQDSQSRSGRGVIRGMHGRSGRGEAKLVRCARGAVHDVLVDIRPDSVTFGAQQSFLLDDVAFRHLYVPPGFLHGFQATSDAADVCYRIDREHDPDEDIGIAYDDPDLAIDWPLPVTVVSARDAAAGGFAALLAGLRER from the coding sequence GTGCAGGTGGAGACGACCCGGCTCGCCGACGTGCTCACGTTCCTTCCGACTCCGGCGCGGGATGAACGCGGGTTGTTCACGCGCACATTCGACGCGCGCGAATTCGACGCGGCCGTCGCGTCGCACTGCAGCGGGTCTGCGCGACAGGTGGTGTCGGCTTCCTTCGTGCAGGATTCGCAGTCGCGGTCCGGGCGCGGGGTTATCCGGGGGATGCACGGGCGCTCCGGGCGGGGCGAGGCCAAGCTGGTGCGGTGCGCGCGCGGCGCTGTGCACGACGTCCTCGTCGACATTCGCCCGGACTCGGTCACCTTCGGGGCGCAGCAGTCGTTCCTCCTCGACGACGTCGCATTCCGGCACCTGTATGTGCCGCCCGGCTTCCTGCACGGCTTCCAGGCGACCAGCGACGCGGCCGACGTGTGTTACCGCATCGACCGCGAGCACGACCCGGACGAGGACATCGGCATCGCGTACGACGATCCCGACCTGGCCATCGACTGGCCGCTGCCGGTGACGGTGGTCAGTGCCCGGGATGCGGCGGCGGGCGGTTTCGCCGCACTTCTGGCGGGCCTTCGGGAACGGTGA